In Saccopteryx leptura isolate mSacLep1 chromosome 13, mSacLep1_pri_phased_curated, whole genome shotgun sequence, the DNA window aaacaacagaagaaatatttcttgcctgacctgtggtggtgcagttaaTGAAGCATTGACATTGACTTGGGTGCTGagctcgccagtttgaaacctgggcttccccggtcaaggcacatatgagaagcaactatgaagcaactaggagttgatgcttcctgctcctcctcctcctctttctctctctctcccctctctaaaatcaataattaaaatcttaaaaaatatatttatttatttattttgtatttttctgaagctggaatcagggagagacagtcagacagactcccgcatgcgcccgacagggatccacctggcacgcccaccaggggcggacgctttgctcaccagggggcgatgctctgcccctccgggcgtcgctctgttgcgaccagagccactctagcgcctggggcagaggccaaggagccatccccagcgcccgggccatctttgctccaatggagcctcggctgcaggaggggaagtgagagacagagaggaaggagagggggaggggtggagaagcagatgggtgcttctcctgtgtgccctggccgggaatcgaacccgggactcctgcacgccaggccgatgctctaccactgagccaaccggccagggccaaaaatatatttcttgaacTTGGACCTTAGATGTCCACGGCTGCAATTCCTGGGCATGGTGTGGTTGGAGGAGTTCTGAGCAGAGCCACGAACACCCTCAGCCTGGTCTTCACTACATCTCATGGGGGCCAAGCACAGACCCACTACACAGGGGGACATGGTTGCTCCCATGCCCACAAGAAAGATGGGGAGGCGGGCTTTCTGTTTGGGGAATACAGATGATTTCATGTCTAACATTTCCAGGTTTGGCAAAAGAGTACAGTTTTCAGtacatttaattattaattttgtgGAAATTGAggtagttttttctttgttttaaaggaatGGAAAGATGTAAAATTAAGATGGAACCCTGATGACTATGGTGGGATAAGAGTTATACGTGTTCCTTCAGACTCTCTCTGGACTCCAGACATCGTTTTGTTTGACAAGTAAGTTATATTCCAAATGCCATTTAGCATTTCAAAAGGAAATACTTATATTTCTGTTAGGCACTAGTAaggttttcttccttttgaaaattGTTTAGCTGTAAAGTCAAATGACTTTAGTTTCAAGTTGGTTCTGCGGATCTTTCTTTTTGTGCGTGTGTAttgttttctgatcataaaagtGGTCTTTGATTTCTAAAATTTGTAAAACATTTGGGAAGCCCAGAAAAGTGTAAGGGGGGGGTGGTCGATCCCGTTCCCCAGCACTTGGAAGAATCACACACACAGGGAACCCGCTCTGCCCGGCAGTGTGCTCAGTTCCGTGTGTGCTGGGTTTTTTCAAGTAGGTCAGGAGCCTCCCGAGGTGGGCACTGTGACATACCCTGGAGACATGAAGAGACAGGCTGAGGGTGGTCACACCTTGTCAGATCACACAGCCTGAGAGGGACAGGGTGAGGTTCTCATTAAGGGAGTCTGACAACCCCatttaccctcttttttttttttatttggtataATTTATTGATCATCATCCAGTTGCTCCAAAAGGGTCCTTCTGCGCTTTTCCAATTCCCCTTCACTCAGCTCACGGCCAGAAGTGTCCCAGTGACCAGGAGAATCCTTTCCAGTCTTTCTTAGGTGATTTGTATCTTGATCCTGATCTTTGTCTAGTTCTGTCTTTTTCGCTTTCccggtctttttcttttttatccttctCTCGCTCAGCATCTGACTCTGGAGAATCCGATTTATGTCTCctcttcttgcttttcttcttatGTTTTTTTGACTTCTTGTAACTTCTCTCAGACTCAGCACTAGAAGAATGTTCTGAAGCAGAACGTGACtctgatctctctttttttttttttttttttttttacagagacagagagagagtcagagagagggatagacagggacagacagacagagaggaacggagagatgagaagcatcaatcgttagtttttctttgtgcattgcgacaccttagttgttcattgattgctttctcatatgtgccttgaccgcgggccttcagcagaccaagtaaccctttgctcgagccagtgaccttgggtccaagctggtgagctttttgctcaaaccagatgagcccgcactcaagctggcaacctcggggtctcaaacctgggtcctcggcatcccagtctgatgctctatccactgcgccaccgcctggtcaggcatgtcttttcttctttgtatggCTGTCGTCATCATCTGAGTCTGACCCCGAACAAGAGCGGGAACATTTCCTGTggtgttttttagattttttagaaTGTTTCTTGTTCTTTGAATGATGATGTTGACATTCATGCTCAAGCACatgcataaaatctttaaatattcgTTTTATTTCAGACTCTAGCGTTATGTCCTCAGATGCTGGCTCTTTTACAAATCTCTCCCGGATATCTTCCCAGACAGCATCTAATTCTATGGGCGGTGTAGCTTGTTTCAACATACTCTTAAATGCAGATTCTTTCCATTTCATCTTTCGagcctcctctttttctctttcatgttcACGGGCTTCTGCCTTTTCTAGTAAACTATTAAAAGCCGATTTAATATTTCCAGCATCTAATGTGGTCGATCTTTTAGTTGAACTGATTATTGCCACAAAGTCTTCAAATGTGGTATTTACTTCAACTACAAATCCTTTATCCtttaggacagcggttctcaacctgtgggttgctaCCCCAGCGggagtcgaatgaccaaaacacaggggttgcttAAAGCCATCgggaatacatattttatttaaaaatgtattgtataataaatatgtattttccgatggctttaggcgacccctgtgttttggtcgttcgacccccacaggttgagaaccgctgctttaggatATCTTTTATTATCTTCTTCTCATCATGATAACGTGCTTTAAGATCCTCAACATAAAACTTGAAAAGGTCAAGTGCAGTTGATCCTATTGAAAAAACCGGCTAACCAAGCATATCAGTGAATCTAATGTCAGAACTAATTGTTGGATACGGTTCCATCCAAGATGACATAGAATGCAGTTGTCCATGTTCATGCAGTTCGtctaaaaatatctgaaaagatTCTCTATTTTTCCACTGTCGTCTTGTTTCTCTCAGCaaactcttctgtttttcttcttcttcttccttttctaaagCCCTAATGTGTTCTTCAAAGCAAATTAacgcatcttctttttttttgtttgtttggtttttttttttttttttttgtatttttctgaagctggaaacggggagagacagtcagacagactcccgcatgcacccgaccgggatccacccggcacgcccaccaggggcgatgctctgcccaccagggggcgatgctctgccgcgaccagagccactctagcgcccggggcagaggccaaggagccatccccagcgcccgggccatctttgctccaatggagccttggctgcgggaggggaagagagagacagagaggaaggggggggggtggagaagcaaatgggcgcttctcctatgtgctctggccgggaatcgaacccgggtcccccgcacaccaggccgacactctaccgctgagccaaccggccagggcaacgcatcttctttatccatgttCAATAATTCCTCATCTTCTGCAAAAGTTGGATTATCCATCAAATACTGCTGGGCTTCAGACCAAGTAGTAGAGTGTGTTACATTAGCCATGTTGTCAAGGATGCTTTTTAAGGCTTCCCAATTTCTCTTTCTCAACTGCTTTGCttgctccttttctttttttgaaagaaagaataaaacatcttCATAGATTTCAAGATGATCACGTTCCGATATTGCATTCCAGACTTCCATCTCGCCAAACATTTGCTCTgcttttttgtatctggttgtgGAAGTCATTTTCTCATGATTTTCCAGAAAACGCTGAAAGGATTCCTTAGCCTCTTTGTATTTAGATCttgcttcttctttctctgtctgaatttTATAGGCATTAAAAGCCTGCTTTTTTTTCACTCAACTTTGCTAAAGCGCTGTATCGGGGATCATTAATGATCATTTTCATAGCCTGCTCCCCTGAAGCATTAGACGGTACCCGCTTTTCTTTCAATAATTCTTTAAATGCTTGCTTTGCCTCCTCCTTTGCATTCCAAGTATATGGGGGGTTTTTTTGCTGGCtggctttcttcctcttcttttttgggAGTAAAATCAGATGCAGTTTCCTTAGATGTTTCTTCTCCAACATTACTAGACGCTTCAACACTTTGATCCTGAAGAGCAGGGGTACTAGTAAGTTGTGCTTGTTCTTCAGTTGAAATTGTTACTGTGTTTTCATTATCTACAACAGTAGCAACAATTGAAGTAACTTCAGGCTCAGGAACAGCTGGAACAGTTCTACTGACAGTATTAGAAGCAGAGGTGGAGGCATTGGCTGCGGCCGCCGCAGCTGCTGCTCCTGCAGCGGCCATTGTGCTCATTGTGGTTGGAATTTCTGTTGTAGGAACTGAGGCTGTTGATGGTGTGGTGCACTCTTCTTGCTTACTGCTTTCTTCAGCTTTGATCATTGCATGCAGGTTTGATTTTATAATAAGACTTCCAGCAACAATGGTATTCTGGTATCCTTCAAGATCCTCAAGTTCTTTAGGTTCAGCCCAACGGGATTCTTTTGTTTGAGAATTATAATAGCATGGCTTTCCAGAGTCAGATTTGTACTCTTTCCAGGGACATTTAGATAAAAGTTGCTCAGCTGGTGTTTTAAGATCATTCAGTTTCTCCCAAGTAGACTGTTTTGTTTCAGTATTGTAGTAGTAAGTCCTTCCATCAGGTGATTTATGTTCAGTCCACATTGATTTGCCTGTTGTATCTGCTGTTACATCCATATTATCTACTCCTGGTGGTAAGGCAGGCTGCATGGAAGCCTGAGACATACGAGACATCATCATTCCAGGCATTACTGAAGACATCATTCCAGGCATCAGCTGTGTAATCTTGAGCTAATTTACTTAACCTATCGGGGTTTCAATATCCTTGACCCATTGGTGGACCTCCCATGGGGGGCATCATTTGAGGCATCATTCCATGAGGTACAGGAGGCATATTTGCTCTCTGACCCATAGGGTGCATTCCCATTGGGGCATAATGCATGCTAGGATGCCCCATCATGAGGCCTCCACACTCGGCTCCGGTCCCTGGCCTCATCGTCTGGCATTTACCCTCTTATTCACTAGACTACATATTTGGCACACTGCCTTCCAGAtacttttgtatgttttttaaataggTGAGGTGCCTGgcctggtggtacagtggatggagcatcgacctggaatgctgaggtcgccagttcaataccctgcacttgcttggtctaaggcacatatgggagttgaggcttcctgctcctcccctctttctctctctctctttctctctctcactctctccctcctctctaaaatgaataaattaaaaaatttaaataggtgAGGCCATAATTTACGTTCAAATGTGCATCCTTTTAATTTTGCTTAAATACTGAATTGTAATTATCCCATAATGAGGACTGTTGAGTTAACATATTTTTACAGGTATTCTACCTAGACATGTTTTAGGATGGTTTTGACTTGAGAGGATAATTCTGGGTACCAGTTTCATATTTTCTAGGACCACGCCAGGGCAAATCTGGGAATTTGTGCTTATCCTAAAGTACTTTATTATTGGCAAGAAGGCATTTGGCATGAACACAGAACACATGCTACTCAAAAATATCTtagtcttttaaaacttttacctCTGTGCTTCTCCATATGTAAAGAGCCAACGAAGCTGTAATCCCGGAACATCCTTGTACACTGTCCctgaaaacatttttacattaaacATGGTGTTGTATAGTAGTGTGCAAAAGTCACATGAATTTTAAGATACAGTCaatatttcaaagaaatcttATGTTGGTGGGCAGTCTCCTGCTAATTTCTCCAGAATGAGTTCACCTGGTGGGAGAGCTGGGGAGGCACCAGCGTTTGTCAGAGCTGCGGCCAGCGTGGTGCTCGTGTGCTTTTCCTGTGGACGCAGAAGCCTGTGGGGTTTGCAATGGGGGAGGGTtgctgtgcaggagtccaggacgCAGCTGTGGCTCTGTGCACGTCTGTTGTGTAAATAGCCTAATTACATTTTGTACATAAAgtgaaaccttttcttttttcttttttctttatttattgttttctggtttttggtggggtttttttttttttttttttgtatttttccgaagttagaagcggggaggcagtcagacagactcccgcatgtgcctgagcaggatccacccggcatgcccaccagggggcaatgctctgcacaccTGGCATGTTGTTCcattgcacccagagccattccagcgcctgaatgggggccatggagccatcctcagtgcccaggccaactttgctcccatggagccttggctgcaggaggggaagagagaaatagagaggaaggagagggggaagggtggagaagcagatgggcgctgcttctgtatgccctgactgggaattgaacccgggacttccgtacactgggccaacgttctactgctgagccaactggtcagagccAAGTGAAACCTTTTCAACTATGAAAACTTCAGGATTCTGTGAAATGTGTATCTGTCAATCTTGGCGCAGATGTGGAAGACAGTGTCCAGTTCTGGTAGTTAGGTATTTAAGATGTCCCTAAAGCAGAGACCCTACACAAGCAGGTACATCTCAAGTGtaataatttaaagaatattttatgctaGGACTAGGCTTTCTTTTGTATCAGGCTTGTGAAATACCTGCTTGGGTTGTTTAGTTTCTGCATTGTtgttgtgtgcgtgtgtgtttcaGTGCAGACGGACGTTTTGAGGGGGCCAGCACGAAAACGGTCGTCAGGTACGACGGCACTGTGACCTGGACTCCACCGGCCAACTACAGAAGTTCCTGTACCATCGATGTCACGTTCTTCCCATTCGATCTCCAAAACTGTTCCATGAAATTCGGTTCTTGGACTTATGATGGATCACAGGTTGACATAATTTTAGAGGACCAAGATGTCGACAAGAGAGATTTTTTTGATAATGGGGAATGGGAAATTGTGAGTGCAACAGGAAGCAAAGGAAACAGAACTGACAGCTGTTGCTGGTACCCTTATGTCACTTACTCATTTGTAATTAAGCGTCTGCCTCTCTTTTATACCTTGTTCCTTATTATCCCCTGTATTGGGCTATCGTTTTTAACTGTACTTGTCTTCTATCTTCCTTCAAATGAAGGCGAAAAGATTTGTCTCTGCACGTCAGTACTTGTCTCTTTGACTGTCTTCCTTCTGGTTATTGAAGAGATCATACCCTCATCTTCAAAAGTAATACCTCTGATTGGGGAGTATCTGGTGTTTACCATGATTTTTGTGACCCTGTCGATTATGGTGACTGTCTTTGCTATCAACATTCATCATCGTTCTCCCTCAACACACAATGCTATGGCTCCGTGGGTCCGCAAGATATTTCTCCACAAGCTTCCAAAACTGCTTTGCATGAGAAGTCATATAGATAGGTACTTCACCCAGAAAGAGGAAACCGAAAGCAGTAGTGGATCAAAATCTTCTAGAAACACATTGGAAGCTGCACTTGATTCTATTCGATATATTACAAGACATGTCATGAAGGAGAACAATGTCCGTGAGGTCTGTGACATGTCGTGTTATCAATGCAGGTCATGACCCTTCCAGGAGAAGCGTAGATTGAAGGCCAGAAATGTTGATATATGGTCTATAAAAGATCTTTACTAAAATCTGTTCCAGTGAAAACAGCCACAAAATGGGGAACCTACACAAATCCCACTTCTCAACAACCCCCCACCCAATGGCATCTAagatgattttaaagaaaatttgatgATGTGCTGATTGTTGTATTATTCTGAGGAAGGATGATGTGTCCTGTGTTTTGAGCCTTTGGTGCTCAGGGGCTGGTTTCTGCCTGCCCTTCCTTCAGGTCGTTCAGATCTGCTGAGCCAGCTCCCTGCTTAGGCTGCAGAAACAGGGAGGAAATGAACTTCCTGGCTGCAGATTGAGCTTAggttaaaatggctataggaaatccaaAACTAAATAAAGCCAGTGTGGGGGGTAAAGAGGGAGGAAGATTAACAACTATTGAATGGGTATTATTCTGAGTCAACTTTTAATTTGGTATGAAGTTAACCTCAGgctagattttcttttaaaataagtaaaaaattaaattaaaataaataaacactaaaaaaaaaaaaaaagccctggccagttggctcagtggtagagtgattggccccagacaaaggttgcctggtggattcccatcagggtgcatgtgggagtctcactaactcccttcctctcacttcaaacaaacaaacaaacagcctgaccaggcagtggcacagtggacagagcatcaggctgggacacagaggacccaggttcgagaccctgaggtcgccagctcgagcgcaggctcatctcgtttgagcaaggctcaccagcttgagcccaaggtcgctggctcgagcaaggggtcactcggtctgctgtagccccacagtcaaggcacatatgagaaatcagtcaatgaacaactaaggaaccgcaacgaagaattgacgtttctcatctctcttcctgtctgtccctatctgtccctctctctgactctctctgtctctgccacaaaaaacaaacaaacaaaggcctgactggttgattcagtggtagagtgtcggcccagtgtgtggatgtccagggttcgatgcccagtcagagcacacaggaaaagcaaccatctgcttctctatccctctcccaaccccttctctctctttctgtctcttttcctcctgtagccatggatcaattggttcaatggtattggccccaggcactgaggatggctttgtggagcctccacctcaggcgctaaaaatagctcagttgtcagcATAGCCCAAAATGGGCAGattattggccccagatgggggttgctgggtggatcctggtcagggcacatgcgggagtctgtctccctatcttccctcctctcacttggaaaagaagaaaataagtaaatgaacatTGCTGGGCAAGACTAAGTGACAGAAATAACTATATGTATTAAGAATAAaagagttgcctgaccaggcggtggcgcagaggatagaatgtcggactgggatgcggaaggacccaggttcgagaccctgaggtctccagcttgagcgcgggctcatctagtttgagcaaggctcaccagcttgagccaaaggttgctggctgaagcaaggggttactcggtctgctgaaggcccgctgtcaaggcacatatgagaaagcaatcaatgaacaactaaggtcttgcaacgaaaaactaatgattgatgcttctcatctctctgttcctgtctgtctgtccctatatatccctctctctgactctgtctctgtaaaaaaaaaaaaaaaaaaagaataaaagagtttttttgtttattaacaaATAtccaaatagtaaaaatattctaATTCATATTATAATTATCAAAATAAGCCACTTATAAAATACTACACACCAATGTGGAACTGAAATCATGTAGTATCTTTGAGAGCTCACAGAGACCCTGTTGTAACAGTGAGGGTAGGACCTGTCCCTGAGCTCTGACCACAGGGTCACTTACAGTTTTGAGGCAGCAGAAACTGATTTGGCCTTAACTCTCAGTATGTTTTATCTTAAACAGTTACACAATATTGAATTACATATTTAATgagggcttttttcttttttcgcaACAGGTTGTTGAAGATTGGAAGTTCATAGCCCAGGTACTTGATCGGCTGTTTCTGTGGACCTTTCTTCTCGTTTCAATTGTTGGTTCTCTTGGGCTTTTTGTTCCTGTTATTTATAAATGGGCAAATATAATAGTTCCAGTTCAAATTGGAAATGCAAATAAGTGATGTTTCCCTAGCAGTTGTAGTATGACTTTAATTATCAAAAGGTATATATACCTTATGGCACCAATAGAATTATGAAAatgtaaattgtttaaaatttcatGCAAAGCTTTAACAGATAAACAGTTACTAATATCAGTTTATCTTAACAGATTGCCCATTAGAATATCTATCTGCATGACTAAAGTAATAACTAATTGAATAAcattttatcttataaaaattGTAGGGAAATACTATGTGATCTGTACTAGTAAGAATCTAATGTTTGTATCCTGTAATTAACATTGAAGTTTGTATTTTGATGCACTGGAAAATTCCTGTTG includes these proteins:
- the LOC136384790 gene encoding LOW QUALITY PROTEIN: pre-mRNA-processing factor 40 homolog A-like (The sequence of the model RefSeq protein was modified relative to this genomic sequence to represent the inferred CDS: inserted 2 bases in 1 codon; deleted 2 bases in 2 codons; substituted 1 base at 1 genomic stop codon); this encodes MRPGTGAECGGLMMGHPSMHYAPMGMHPMGQRANMPPVPHGMMPQMMPPMGGPPMGQMPGMMSSVMPGMMMSRMSQASMQPALPPGVDNMDVTADTTGKSMWTEHKSPDGRTYYYNTETKQSTWEKLNDLKTPAEQLLSKCPWKEYKSDSGKPCYYNSQTKESRWAEPKELEDLEGYQNTIVAGSLIIKSNLHAMIKAEESSKQEECTTPSTASVPTTEIPTTMSTMAAAGAAAAAAAANASTSASNTVSRTVPAVPEPEVTSIVATVVDNENTVTISTEEQAQLTSTPALQDQSVEASSNVGEETSKETASDFTPKKEEEESQPAKKPPYTWNAKEEAKQAFKELLKEKRVPSNASGEQAMKMIINDPRYSALAKLSEKKQAFNAYKIQTEKEEARSKYKEAKESFQRFLENHEKMTSTTRYKKAEQMFGEMEVWNAISERDHLEIYEDVLFFLSKKEKEQAKQLRKRNWEALKSILDNMANVTHSTTWSEAQQYLMDNPTFAEDEELLNMDKEDALICFEEHIRALEKEEEEEKQKSLLRETRRQWKNRESFQIFLDELHEHGQLHSMSSWMEPYPTISSDIRFTDMLGXPVFSIGSTALDLFKFYVEDLKARYHDEKKIIKDILKQRTAVLKDKGFVVEVNTTFEDFVAIISSTKRSTTLDAGNIKSAFNSLLEKAEAREHEREKEEARKMKWKESAFKSMLKQATPPIELDAVWEDIRERFVKEPASEDITLESEIKRIFKDFMHVLEHECQHHHSKNKKHSKKSKKHHRKCSRSCSGSDSDDDDSHTKKKRHRSESRSASEHSSSAESERSYKKSKKHKKKSKKRRHKSDSPESDAEREKDKKEKDRESEKDRTRQRSGSRYKSPKXKTGKDSPGHWDTSGRELSEGELEKRRRTLLEQLDDDQ
- the CHRNA5 gene encoding neuronal acetylcholine receptor subunit alpha-5 isoform X2; amino-acid sequence: MAARESRPVVLRLLLLAPLVAGSWGPARAGHSAPGGLAEPFFVAKHEDSLFKDLFRDYERWVRPVEHLNDKIKIKFGLAISQLVDVDEKNQLMTTNVWLKQEWKDVKLRWNPDDYGGIRVIRVPSDSLWTPDIVLFDNADGRFEGASTKTVVRYDGTVTWTPPANYRSSCTIDVTFFPFDLQNCSMKFGSWTYDGSQVDIILEDQDVDKRDFFDNGEWEIVSATGSKGNRTDSCCWYPYVTYSFVIKRLPLFYTLFLIIPCIGLSFLTVLVFYLPSNEGEKICLCTSVLVSLTVFLLVIEEIIPSSSKVIPLIGEYLVFTMIFVTLSIMVTVFAINIHHRSPSTHNAMAPWVRKIFLHKLPKLLCMRSHIDRYFTQKEETESSSGSKSSRNTLEAALDSIRYITRHVMKENNVREVVEDWKFIAQVLDRLFLWTFLLVSIVGSLGLFVPVIYKWANIIVPVQIGNANK
- the CHRNA5 gene encoding neuronal acetylcholine receptor subunit alpha-5 isoform X1, with product MAARESRPVVLRLLLLAPLVAGSWGPARAGHSAPGGLAEPFFVAKHEDSLFKDLFRDYERWVRPVEHLNDKIKIKFGLAISQLVDVVGDEKNQLMTTNVWLKQEWKDVKLRWNPDDYGGIRVIRVPSDSLWTPDIVLFDNADGRFEGASTKTVVRYDGTVTWTPPANYRSSCTIDVTFFPFDLQNCSMKFGSWTYDGSQVDIILEDQDVDKRDFFDNGEWEIVSATGSKGNRTDSCCWYPYVTYSFVIKRLPLFYTLFLIIPCIGLSFLTVLVFYLPSNEGEKICLCTSVLVSLTVFLLVIEEIIPSSSKVIPLIGEYLVFTMIFVTLSIMVTVFAINIHHRSPSTHNAMAPWVRKIFLHKLPKLLCMRSHIDRYFTQKEETESSSGSKSSRNTLEAALDSIRYITRHVMKENNVREVVEDWKFIAQVLDRLFLWTFLLVSIVGSLGLFVPVIYKWANIIVPVQIGNANK